The Chlorocebus sabaeus isolate Y175 chromosome 9, mChlSab1.0.hap1, whole genome shotgun sequence genome includes a window with the following:
- the CXCL12 gene encoding stromal cell-derived factor 1 isoform X4: protein MNAKVVVVLALVLTTLCLSDGKPVSLSYRCPCRFFESHVARANVKHLKILNTPNCALQIVARLKNNNRQVCIDPKLKWIQEYLEKALNKR from the exons ATGAACGCCAAGGTCGTGGTCGTGCTGGCCCTCGTGCTGACCACGCTCTGCCTCAGCGACG GGAAGCCCGTCAGCCTGAGCTACAGATGCCCATGCCGATTCTTCGAAAGCCATGTTGCCAGAGCCAACGTCAAGCATCTCAAAATTCTCAACACTCCGAACTGTGCCCTTCAGATTGT AGCTCGGCTGAAGAACAACAACAGACAAGTGTGCATTGACCCGAAGCTAAAGTGGATTCAGGAGTACCTGGAGAAAGCTTTAAACAA ACGCTGA
- the CXCL12 gene encoding stromal cell-derived factor 1 isoform X1, whose amino-acid sequence MNAKVVVVLALVLTTLCLSDGKPVSLSYRCPCRFFESHVARANVKHLKILNTPNCALQIVARLKNNNRQVCIDPKLKWIQEYLEKALNNLISAAPAGKRVIAGARALHPSPPRACPPARALCEIYLWPPPEWSWPCPGDV is encoded by the exons ATGAACGCCAAGGTCGTGGTCGTGCTGGCCCTCGTGCTGACCACGCTCTGCCTCAGCGACG GGAAGCCCGTCAGCCTGAGCTACAGATGCCCATGCCGATTCTTCGAAAGCCATGTTGCCAGAGCCAACGTCAAGCATCTCAAAATTCTCAACACTCCGAACTGTGCCCTTCAGATTGT AGCTCGGCTGAAGAACAACAACAGACAAGTGTGCATTGACCCGAAGCTAAAGTGGATTCAGGAGTACCTGGAGAAAGCTTTAAACAA CCTGATCAGCGCCGCACCAGCCGGGAAGAGGGTGATCGCTGGGGCTCGTGCTCTGCATCCCTCTCCTCCCAGGGCCTGCCCCCCAGCTCGGGCCCTCTGTGAGATCTATCTTTGGCCTCCTCCCGAATGGAGCTGGCCCTGTCCTGGGGATGTGTGA
- the CXCL12 gene encoding stromal cell-derived factor 1 isoform X3, which translates to MNAKVVVVLALVLTTLCLSDGKPVSLSYRCPCRFFESHVARANVKHLKILNTPNCALQIVARLKNNNRQVCIDPKLKWIQEYLEKALNKRFKM; encoded by the exons ATGAACGCCAAGGTCGTGGTCGTGCTGGCCCTCGTGCTGACCACGCTCTGCCTCAGCGACG GGAAGCCCGTCAGCCTGAGCTACAGATGCCCATGCCGATTCTTCGAAAGCCATGTTGCCAGAGCCAACGTCAAGCATCTCAAAATTCTCAACACTCCGAACTGTGCCCTTCAGATTGT AGCTCGGCTGAAGAACAACAACAGACAAGTGTGCATTGACCCGAAGCTAAAGTGGATTCAGGAGTACCTGGAGAAAGCTTTAAACAA GAGGTTCAAGATGTGA
- the CXCL12 gene encoding stromal cell-derived factor 1 isoform X2 has translation MNAKVVVVLALVLTTLCLSDGKPVSLSYRCPCRFFESHVARANVKHLKILNTPNCALQIVARLKNNNRQVCIDPKLKWIQEYLEKALNKGRREEKVGKKEKIGKKKRQKKRKAAQKRKN, from the exons ATGAACGCCAAGGTCGTGGTCGTGCTGGCCCTCGTGCTGACCACGCTCTGCCTCAGCGACG GGAAGCCCGTCAGCCTGAGCTACAGATGCCCATGCCGATTCTTCGAAAGCCATGTTGCCAGAGCCAACGTCAAGCATCTCAAAATTCTCAACACTCCGAACTGTGCCCTTCAGATTGT AGCTCGGCTGAAGAACAACAACAGACAAGTGTGCATTGACCCGAAGCTAAAGTGGATTCAGGAGTACCTGGAGAAAGCTTTAAACAA GGGGCGCAGAGAagaaaaagtggggaaaaaagaaaagataggaaaaaagaagcgacagaagaagagaaaggctgcccagaaaaggaaaaactag